From Lycium ferocissimum isolate CSIRO_LF1 chromosome 12, AGI_CSIRO_Lferr_CH_V1, whole genome shotgun sequence, one genomic window encodes:
- the LOC132039069 gene encoding uncharacterized protein LOC132039069, which yields MKLCTIRDKVLSREAKEAILDDEGVLRRICIPRVSGLTKLILEEADSSRYSTHPLLQRCQVFAPETGWYDLKNAPEWKWERIAMDFMVGLPKNLDTFDAIWVIVDRLTKFAHFIPVQTTYNAEKLTRIYIRKIVRLHGVPISIISDRGTQLTSYFWRTLQKELGTQLDHSTAIYQQIDDLLREYLDKVKIIHEKLLAAQSRKKEYAEWKVRDLELMVGDQVLLKILRHIGEVACELALPPGLVGVHLMFQVSMLKKYHSDRVDQNLSFEEKLVAILDMQVRKLRSKEIASVKMQWKHHPVEEATWEIEDDMCSRYPHLFTDSVNSFLCFSFSV from the exons ATGAAATTGTGTACAATTCGAGATAAGGTATTAAGTAGGGAAGCCAAGGAGGCTATTCTTGATGATGAAGGTGTTTTGAGGCGCATTTGCATTCCTAGGGTTAGTGGTTTGACTAAGTTGATTTTGGAGGAGGCTGACAGTTCCAGATACTCTACTCATCCTTTGCTACAAAGAT GTCAAGTATTTGCACCAGAGACCGGGTGGTATGACTTAAAAAATGcccccgagtggaagtgggagaggatagctaTGGATTTCATGGTTGGTTTACCGAAGAATTTGGACACGTTTGatgccatttgggttattgttgataggttgactaagttcGCACACTTCATTCCAGTTCAGACTACCTACAATGCGGAGAAGTTGACTAGGATCTACATCAGAAAGATAGTCAGATTGCATGGCGTACCTATTTCTATCATTTCAGACCGAGGCACTCAGTTGACTTCCTATTTTTGGAGGACTTTGCAGAAGGAATTGGGGACTCAGTTGGACCATAGTACCGCTATTTACCAGCAAATCgatg ATTTGTTGAGAGAGTACTTAGACAAGGTGAAGATAATTCATGAAAAGCTTCTTGCAGCTCAGAGTAGGAAAAAGGAGTACGCAGAATGGAAGGTACGAGATTTGGAGCTCATggttggtgaccaggttctattgaag ATTCTTCGACATATTGGTGAGGTGGCTTGTGAGTTGGCTCTGCCACCAGGCTTGGTGGGTGTTCACCTGATGTTCCAAGtttctatgttgaagaagtatcatTCAGATAGGGTCGATCAGAACCTGTCCTTCGAAGAAAAGCTGGTAGCGATATTGGATATGCAGGTGCGAAAGTTGAGATCAAAAGAGATAGCTTCAGTGAAGAtgcaatggaagcaccatcCAGTTGAGGAGGCAACATGGGAGATCGAGGATGATATGTGTAGTAGATATCCCCATCTTTTTACTGACTCAGTTAACTCCTTTCTCTGTTTCTCTTTTTCCGTTTGA